One Mycolicibacterium parafortuitum DNA segment encodes these proteins:
- a CDS encoding APC family permease produces MAIEEDPPAPAVGGKGLQAGALGLVGNVVIGLGAVAPAYSLAATLGYVVLAVGEKAPSMFVLAFIPMLLVAFAYKELSQDTPDCGTTFTWGTKAFGPWIGWIGGWGLAVSAIIVLANVSEIAAIYLYNFFGLHDLAESVPATVALGCFFIVAMTLVSARGIVVSERVQNVLIAIQFGVLITVSVIALIRVFTGTAGAQAVTPQWSWLWPSGLDVSSIAAAVILCIFIYWGWDACLAVGEETKDPGKTPGIAALVTTVILVCTYVLVAYALQSFAGFGYVGIGLNNPNNTDDVLTVLGEPVAGAIAASALLLTVSVSALSSTQTTILPTARGTLSMAVYEAIPKRFASVHPRYMTPAFGTIVMGLSALFFYLVLKMLSENALLDSVASLGLAVAFYYGITAFACVWYFRRTLFSSARNLFFRGIFPLLGGLSMVAAFGISAKDMLQPDYGYTAFGPIGGVFVLGVGMLVLGIPLMLACFAFGTKRFFRGETLNAETEVKVPDTF; encoded by the coding sequence ATGGCGATCGAGGAGGACCCACCGGCGCCCGCCGTTGGCGGAAAAGGCCTGCAGGCAGGCGCGCTGGGCCTGGTCGGCAACGTGGTCATCGGCCTCGGCGCGGTGGCGCCGGCGTACAGCCTGGCCGCAACCCTCGGCTACGTCGTCCTCGCCGTCGGGGAGAAGGCGCCGTCGATGTTCGTGCTGGCGTTCATCCCGATGCTGCTGGTGGCGTTCGCGTACAAGGAACTGTCGCAGGACACCCCCGACTGTGGCACCACCTTCACGTGGGGAACCAAGGCGTTCGGCCCGTGGATCGGCTGGATCGGCGGGTGGGGGCTGGCGGTGTCGGCGATCATCGTGCTGGCCAACGTCTCTGAGATCGCCGCGATCTATCTGTACAACTTTTTCGGGTTGCACGACCTCGCCGAGAGCGTGCCCGCCACGGTGGCGCTGGGATGCTTCTTCATCGTGGCGATGACGCTGGTGTCCGCGCGCGGGATCGTGGTCAGCGAGCGGGTGCAGAACGTGTTGATCGCCATCCAGTTCGGCGTGCTGATCACCGTCAGCGTGATCGCGCTGATCCGGGTGTTCACCGGCACCGCCGGCGCGCAGGCCGTCACCCCGCAGTGGTCGTGGCTGTGGCCCAGCGGGCTGGACGTGTCGTCGATCGCCGCGGCGGTGATCCTGTGCATCTTCATCTACTGGGGCTGGGACGCCTGCCTGGCGGTCGGTGAGGAGACCAAGGATCCGGGCAAGACGCCCGGTATCGCCGCGCTGGTCACCACCGTCATCCTGGTGTGCACGTATGTGCTGGTCGCCTACGCGTTGCAGTCCTTCGCGGGATTCGGTTACGTGGGGATCGGGTTGAACAACCCGAACAACACCGACGACGTCCTGACGGTGCTCGGAGAGCCGGTGGCCGGGGCGATCGCGGCGTCGGCGCTGCTGTTGACGGTGTCGGTGTCGGCGCTGTCGTCGACGCAGACCACGATCCTGCCGACCGCGCGCGGCACGCTGTCGATGGCGGTGTACGAGGCGATTCCGAAGCGGTTCGCCAGCGTGCATCCCCGGTACATGACGCCGGCGTTCGGCACGATCGTGATGGGGCTGTCGGCGCTGTTCTTCTATCTGGTGCTGAAGATGTTGTCGGAGAATGCGTTGCTCGACTCGGTGGCCTCGCTCGGGTTGGCGGTGGCGTTCTACTACGGCATCACCGCGTTCGCGTGTGTGTGGTACTTCCGCAGGACGCTGTTCAGCTCGGCGCGCAACCTGTTCTTCCGCGGGATCTTCCCGCTGCTGGGTGGCCTGTCCATGGTCGCCGCGTTCGGGATCAGCGCCAAGGACATGCTCCAGCCCGACTACGGGTACACCGCCTTCGGGCCGATCGGCGGAGTGTTCGTCCTCGGCGTGGGGATGCTGGTCCTGGGTATCCCGTTGATGCTGGCGTGCTTCGCGTTCGGCACCAAGCGGTTCTTCCGCGGTGAGACGTTGAACGCCGAAACCGAAGTCAAGGTGCCCGATACGTTCTAA
- a CDS encoding universal stress protein has translation MHFTVGYLATPTGDDGIALASALAKTFGASVDVVLVVREELPDGHPGHSQYQQMLVRRGEDWVAKAVETLAVDGVSAGSAVIVGESFAQTLVEFAEAKSSDLIVVGGARDGFFGRHTIGPVTGALLHISPIPVALAPRGYAEDPDEKIEALTAAIPTRPGDDNPLPFTIRLAALAALRVRMLSLVSAENLAEASSAREVRALQRAAAEENLAVAARALPDAPEIESLVADGMTLESALKKLKWDDGDLLVVGSSRFAAPKRIFLGSTASRILAGVDVPVIVVPREA, from the coding sequence ATGCATTTCACAGTCGGCTACCTCGCCACCCCGACCGGCGACGACGGGATCGCGCTGGCCAGCGCACTGGCGAAGACCTTCGGAGCCAGCGTGGACGTCGTGCTCGTCGTGCGGGAGGAGTTGCCCGACGGGCATCCCGGCCACTCGCAGTACCAGCAGATGCTGGTGCGCCGCGGCGAGGACTGGGTCGCCAAGGCGGTGGAGACGCTGGCTGTCGACGGGGTCAGCGCCGGGTCGGCGGTGATCGTCGGAGAATCGTTCGCGCAGACTCTGGTCGAGTTCGCCGAGGCCAAGTCGTCGGATCTGATCGTGGTCGGCGGTGCCCGCGACGGGTTCTTCGGCCGGCACACCATCGGACCGGTAACCGGTGCGCTGCTGCATATCTCGCCGATCCCGGTGGCGCTGGCGCCGCGCGGATACGCCGAGGATCCCGACGAGAAGATCGAGGCACTGACCGCGGCCATCCCGACGCGGCCCGGCGACGACAACCCGCTGCCGTTCACGATCCGATTGGCGGCGCTGGCGGCGCTGCGGGTGCGGATGCTGTCACTGGTGTCGGCGGAGAACCTGGCCGAGGCGAGCAGTGCGCGTGAAGTGCGGGCGCTGCAGCGTGCGGCCGCCGAGGAGAACCTGGCGGTGGCGGCGCGGGCGCTGCCGGACGCGCCCGAGATCGAGTCGTTGGTGGCCGACGGGATGACGCTGGAGTCGGCGTTGAAGAAGCTGAAGTGGGACGACGGGGACCTACTGGTGGTCGGTTCGTCGCGGTTCGCCGCGCCGAAGCGGATCTTCCTTGGATCGACCGCGTCACGGATCCTCGCGGGGGTCGATGTGCCGGTGATTGTGGTGCCGCGGGAGGCCTAG
- a CDS encoding Ig-like domain-containing protein: MEEDPEVNDDSAAAAEDDAEAAAEDEGEIVDEVVLEINDEPNQLPAEEGIDSPSAPNEDAYSPTFGDSTRTVVRQSPTKPSKPQIDPELEAPAETGAPDPEPTTAQSVSRSVTSTARHATSATPAEAPSGTPAPAPLVQQPQTPVGLILGGPAAFLDIAAKALDMLFNPSPSVPGDPPLLLGVLAFVRREIQRTFFNTSPEAIADVATTYEGVPARITVLGNDVDPNIGDVLTITDYTQAVNGVVSLNADGSFAYTPKAGFSGTDMFTYTVSDEASAWHSHGLVSALRGHTSTTTVSVTVVAAPANESPSATDDSTTTTEDTSVVIDVKANDTDPDEDTLVLTATTAPQHGTVAVLDGKVTYTPTANYHGTDTFTYTVSDGEAADTATVTVTITPVNDAPVAVNDSVIVPGNSGATAINVLGNDTDVDTADSLTVTVLSIPTKGGTATINADKTIAYTPATGFSGTETFTYTVSDGTATAVGTVSVIVTPVIPVNIPPVAVNDSYTMPTGATSATVNVVSNDTDPDGDTLTVSDVTGATHGTTTFTGGTITYTPTPGYAGTETLTYTITDGKATDTATLTITVPAVSPVNQAPVVGQPAYEYTTHAGSGIISGTVDVTDEDGDPLAYTVSGLPDAEIGALAIDPATGVWQFKPTNQARFDAWRNPGEVIASFSLTVSDGLASVTVNIEASIAPAFDFDYDRPGTDVDDAKSVVVLGSDGSLYLDNADGLTVVNPDGSPGASILLGFRPTDAALGKDGRLYLTDPLTDSIAVLNPETGTVSPFASSPSASGLAFDSDGRLFVTSLEDRTITIIDLDGSAADVIQLDAIPTDVAVGADGTIYVAEIADDRNSVRLTIRNADGSVAAVLYDEISAPLGSYAGRLGLAIGPNGGIYLADSNQGTLTAFTPDGQWVSDAWNEHLTRAFAVHPDGRITVLSSTPSTLIVLTPYASQFDWNYDYTVDQETGAVSGEVYVLNPGGHLTFELTSPPSSALGTLTLDPATGSWVFVPTAEAVAAATYGTYDPSFEFESFVDFVITASDGTQIEASAPIVAADGYTVDVIEEVGGAPTALAVGSDGRIYVVNHGSNSITVVSAGGQIVDSIELNFRPVGIASSPFGFLVVTNGVDNTLTLINHAYGNAISSLPLAAVTGGLGAVATGYAGIVVVASEETDTVAVLSSFTNPVLSIDVPNPTGVAVGADDEIYIVGTDDEGAGYLRVYDVDGNLVTFTLLGGAPSGIAFGPNGKLYVSDQSGVPRDVAIVFPDGWVDHTLELGVHGSGITVAPDGRVYIADTETGTLTVLTPPDAPPVTTPVGAVSTFDAKEVTNLYGIAVTPDGRIMVTGFDAELKPILGALEANGTVTKLSDVSGMPVGIEVGPDGRIHVTDFQTGTVTAYDPAAGYAAEIVATIPGATGLAFDDAGNLYVTGNDVTTSGTPSAGLLHIISPDGSTETVALPGLSYDVQVAPDGRVFVTYLLLPTGATAQGGGGVLVLNSDGTITDLELPPGTTPAGVAIGPDGTLFITSPPLSPGSGGGTLVVRYPNGITRAVELGRQPFGLDFDNEGRLLITDLLSHTITVLNPIYDPVNEHAPAVSDDPDSHSTSSSGVVSGAVIGADADGDLLTYSVFSDADPTVGAVVVNPLTGGWQFTPTAQAQLDAWEMRNNDPNGDQLSVTFSIGVTDGQLSDAVAITVNILPGTQPAAQDPAFTIIETNPRSGFVTGRINVVDADGDILTYQLENGSDSLYVYLRYDTGEWQFWPSAELRNAASGTPGDDEYAFVVNVTDGATTVPVTVTVPVFANSAPIAADPAFTITSTTDSTGRVEGLLNVTDDDGDPLTYSIGWLDSSIGTIEVDYHSGAWVFTPTAQARYNAWADAAAATASFSIRATDSWASTDVTVVVDIVPGLEPSVLQQLAANGDVLVSENEDGTVRAIHGPFVPKTVSNAADAAEVFKYVATLLGSYADFAIADAISTQQVIGADDLTTEHFYRLRPKVDGITALSSSVTLVVRGDGIVTGLFSSYAAGLNDIDSTPSADLATPESAVAVAKEHLRSQISSSAEEEVIEAFLNSVSFEAILAVYDLEPQSSPRLVWKVTATSQLTAVDADTEYIPADGEEIIVIPSVNTTYFVNANGADVGVILDEFSSVGSATVTTETAKDLFGIVRTFNASQSGSTLSLVDASKNLTIYILTYRQETLPGGAKVLYQSYKLASRENGSWNPEAVSAHYSLTQVYNFYRDKVQHKGIDGAGTVEIPVYVNGKDDSSYWNGSWFEFSGKMLTARAVDVVAHEYTHAVIQYIILDKDSQGVGLGYQGESGALNEAYSDILGSLIEGKSRTDPGRWLIREDSRKTIRDLSDPSRPEYAVPGLGNPRHDYSDRYLLGPGEKYSEGNDWGGVHVNSTIMGHAFYRMIMDPSEGSWRGSGRTTNVTDKEWAQVFYNSLYRLPSSATFVDARSAIISSAKVKGFTEREIQAIQDAFDHVGVYATSYKYGSYESIDLGSAPYDLAFGAENGRAYVAMGDGTLKIVDTAELSASGHAGYTPISINLGGTPGGIAVASDGWLALVTNPSKNEVAVVDTKVIETIPVDSPGTIAVSSNGLIAFVTNTQRDVMTVVDLTTGINPATVEIPLCAGCNYQGDVALNADGTLGFITHPSSNTVSVIRYNGINHLPEVRTVAIASPYSIASSADGSVAVVYSSTGRVSVIDASGPEPTVTVVPEYFSSYTSTGFIALSADGKRAFVTNHSGSNSVVAIDTSDPVNPRVLWRNSLNDLPHSVATTSAGTRAYVVAHDHFWVLDTRSGRVKAIAANMPSEITYNSASDYQQVAVRGNGNVVIATSVNGDFVVLNGSAF; encoded by the coding sequence ATGGAAGAGGACCCCGAAGTCAACGACGATTCCGCCGCGGCCGCTGAGGACGATGCTGAAGCAGCCGCCGAGGACGAGGGAGAAATTGTCGATGAGGTCGTCCTCGAGATCAACGACGAGCCGAACCAACTCCCAGCCGAGGAAGGCATCGATTCCCCTTCGGCACCAAACGAGGATGCTTACAGTCCCACTTTCGGGGACTCGACGCGCACAGTGGTGCGCCAGTCCCCCACGAAACCCTCCAAGCCGCAAATCGACCCTGAACTCGAGGCGCCCGCAGAGACCGGCGCTCCTGATCCCGAACCCACAACCGCACAGTCGGTTTCGCGGTCGGTAACATCCACCGCGCGGCACGCCACGTCCGCCACGCCGGCCGAAGCACCTTCAGGGACGCCCGCACCCGCACCACTGGTGCAGCAACCCCAGACACCGGTCGGCCTCATCCTCGGAGGCCCGGCGGCATTCCTGGATATTGCGGCAAAAGCACTGGACATGCTGTTCAATCCGTCTCCGTCGGTCCCGGGTGATCCGCCGCTGCTGCTGGGCGTGCTGGCGTTCGTTCGCCGCGAGATCCAGCGGACGTTCTTCAATACCTCGCCGGAGGCGATTGCCGATGTCGCGACGACATATGAAGGTGTGCCTGCCCGAATCACGGTGCTCGGCAACGACGTCGACCCCAATATCGGTGACGTCCTGACGATTACAGACTACACCCAGGCGGTGAATGGTGTCGTCTCCCTGAACGCCGACGGCAGCTTCGCTTACACCCCGAAGGCCGGGTTCAGCGGCACCGACATGTTCACCTACACCGTCTCCGATGAAGCCAGTGCGTGGCACAGCCATGGGTTGGTCAGCGCACTGCGCGGCCATACGTCGACAACCACCGTATCCGTGACGGTCGTGGCCGCGCCTGCTAACGAATCACCCTCAGCAACTGATGATTCCACGACTACGACCGAAGACACCTCAGTCGTGATCGACGTCAAAGCGAACGACACGGACCCCGACGAAGACACCCTCGTTCTCACGGCCACGACGGCACCGCAGCATGGCACCGTAGCCGTCCTCGACGGAAAGGTCACCTACACCCCGACGGCCAACTATCACGGCACTGACACGTTCACTTACACGGTGTCTGACGGCGAAGCCGCCGATACTGCGACGGTCACCGTAACCATTACGCCGGTCAACGATGCTCCAGTGGCGGTGAATGACTCCGTAATTGTGCCAGGGAACTCCGGCGCCACGGCGATCAACGTCTTAGGCAACGACACCGACGTCGACACCGCCGACTCGCTGACGGTCACGGTGCTGAGCATCCCCACCAAGGGTGGGACGGCCACTATCAACGCGGACAAGACAATCGCCTACACGCCTGCCACGGGGTTCTCGGGAACCGAAACATTCACGTACACCGTCTCGGACGGCACGGCGACCGCCGTGGGGACCGTCAGTGTGATCGTCACTCCGGTCATTCCGGTCAACATCCCACCGGTGGCGGTCAACGACAGCTACACCATGCCCACCGGCGCCACCTCCGCCACCGTCAACGTCGTATCCAACGACACCGACCCCGACGGCGACACCCTCACCGTCAGCGACGTCACCGGCGCCACCCACGGCACCACCACCTTCACCGGCGGAACCATCACCTACACCCCCACCCCCGGATACGCCGGCACCGAAACCCTGACCTACACCATCACCGACGGAAAAGCCACCGACACCGCCACACTGACCATCACGGTACCTGCGGTGTCGCCTGTGAACCAGGCACCTGTGGTCGGCCAGCCCGCCTACGAGTACACGACTCACGCCGGCAGCGGCATCATCTCAGGTACCGTCGACGTGACGGATGAGGATGGCGACCCGCTGGCTTACACCGTCTCCGGATTGCCTGATGCTGAAATCGGGGCGCTGGCAATTGATCCGGCCACCGGGGTCTGGCAGTTCAAGCCTACCAATCAGGCGCGCTTCGATGCCTGGCGCAACCCGGGTGAGGTTATCGCCTCGTTCTCACTTACGGTGTCGGATGGGCTGGCGAGCGTCACCGTCAACATCGAAGCCAGCATTGCTCCCGCATTCGATTTCGACTATGACCGGCCGGGCACCGATGTCGACGATGCGAAGTCTGTGGTCGTTCTCGGCTCAGACGGCAGCCTTTACCTGGATAATGCTGACGGCCTGACCGTGGTCAATCCTGACGGGTCCCCGGGCGCGTCGATCCTTTTGGGCTTCCGCCCCACCGACGCCGCCCTCGGAAAGGACGGGCGGCTCTATCTGACAGATCCGCTGACCGACTCGATTGCCGTCCTCAACCCGGAAACCGGCACGGTTTCACCATTTGCGTCCAGCCCGAGCGCGTCGGGTCTCGCCTTCGACAGTGATGGGCGACTCTTCGTCACCAGCCTCGAAGACCGCACCATCACCATCATCGACCTCGACGGCAGTGCCGCCGACGTCATCCAACTGGACGCCATCCCCACCGATGTGGCCGTCGGCGCCGACGGAACGATTTACGTGGCTGAGATCGCCGACGACCGCAACAGCGTGCGGCTGACGATCCGCAATGCGGACGGTTCGGTCGCCGCCGTCCTCTACGACGAGATCTCCGCTCCGCTCGGCAGTTACGCAGGCCGCCTTGGTCTGGCGATCGGGCCCAACGGAGGGATCTATCTCGCCGACAGCAACCAGGGCACACTCACCGCATTCACCCCTGATGGGCAGTGGGTCAGCGACGCGTGGAATGAGCACCTCACTCGCGCGTTCGCGGTACATCCGGACGGGCGGATCACCGTACTCAGCAGCACTCCGAGCACGCTGATCGTTTTGACGCCGTACGCGTCCCAGTTCGACTGGAATTACGACTACACCGTCGACCAAGAGACAGGGGCCGTCAGCGGCGAGGTCTACGTTCTGAATCCGGGCGGACACTTGACCTTCGAGTTGACCTCACCGCCATCGTCGGCGCTCGGCACGTTAACACTCGATCCGGCAACGGGATCGTGGGTGTTTGTCCCCACCGCTGAAGCCGTCGCCGCGGCGACCTACGGCACGTACGACCCATCCTTCGAATTCGAGAGCTTCGTCGACTTCGTCATCACCGCCTCTGACGGCACTCAGATCGAGGCCAGTGCACCGATCGTCGCGGCCGACGGCTACACCGTCGATGTCATCGAGGAAGTGGGCGGCGCGCCTACCGCCCTGGCAGTAGGGTCTGACGGGCGGATCTACGTGGTTAACCATGGCAGCAATTCGATCACCGTCGTCAGCGCCGGCGGACAGATAGTCGACTCAATCGAGCTTAATTTCAGGCCCGTCGGTATCGCGAGTTCACCCTTTGGGTTCCTCGTCGTGACCAACGGAGTCGACAACACGCTCACTTTGATCAACCATGCCTACGGCAATGCGATTTCCAGCCTTCCGTTGGCTGCCGTCACTGGCGGGTTGGGCGCTGTAGCGACTGGCTATGCGGGGATCGTCGTGGTCGCCAGCGAAGAGACGGATACCGTAGCGGTCCTAAGCTCATTCACCAACCCAGTGCTGAGTATTGACGTGCCGAACCCGACAGGTGTCGCTGTGGGTGCGGACGATGAAATTTACATCGTCGGAACTGACGACGAGGGCGCGGGATATCTCCGGGTGTACGACGTCGACGGTAACCTGGTGACTTTCACGCTGCTCGGCGGCGCTCCTTCTGGTATCGCGTTTGGTCCCAACGGCAAACTGTATGTCAGCGACCAAAGCGGCGTCCCCCGCGATGTGGCCATCGTGTTTCCCGACGGCTGGGTCGACCACACGCTCGAACTCGGTGTTCACGGCTCGGGCATTACCGTGGCCCCGGATGGACGGGTCTACATCGCCGACACCGAGACCGGTACCCTGACGGTGCTGACCCCACCTGACGCTCCTCCGGTGACGACGCCTGTGGGGGCCGTCTCTACGTTCGACGCCAAAGAGGTGACCAACCTTTACGGCATCGCTGTGACACCGGATGGGCGCATCATGGTCACAGGCTTCGACGCCGAGCTCAAGCCCATCCTGGGTGCACTTGAGGCCAATGGCACGGTCACGAAACTCTCTGACGTATCGGGTATGCCAGTCGGCATCGAGGTGGGTCCCGACGGTCGTATCCACGTCACCGACTTCCAGACGGGGACGGTGACGGCCTACGATCCGGCAGCCGGCTACGCGGCCGAAATTGTCGCCACGATTCCCGGCGCTACGGGGCTGGCGTTTGACGACGCCGGCAACCTGTACGTCACCGGTAACGACGTCACCACCAGCGGGACACCCTCTGCAGGCTTGCTACACATCATCAGCCCCGATGGAAGCACTGAAACCGTTGCGCTGCCCGGCTTATCGTACGACGTACAGGTAGCCCCAGACGGCCGCGTGTTCGTTACCTACCTCTTGCTGCCAACAGGTGCGACCGCCCAAGGGGGTGGTGGCGTCCTGGTTCTCAATTCCGACGGCACCATCACTGACCTCGAATTGCCGCCGGGCACCACCCCCGCCGGCGTCGCCATCGGTCCCGACGGCACGCTGTTCATCACCAGCCCGCCCCTGAGTCCCGGGTCCGGAGGAGGGACACTTGTCGTCCGCTACCCCAATGGGATCACGCGCGCAGTCGAATTGGGCCGCCAACCATTCGGGCTGGACTTCGACAACGAGGGCCGACTCCTCATCACCGATTTGCTGTCCCACACCATCACGGTGCTCAATCCCATCTACGACCCAGTCAACGAGCACGCACCCGCGGTGTCAGACGATCCCGACTCCCACTCCACCAGCAGCAGCGGAGTCGTCAGCGGTGCAGTGATCGGCGCAGACGCTGATGGCGACCTTCTCACCTATTCCGTGTTCTCGGATGCGGATCCGACCGTTGGTGCCGTTGTCGTAAATCCCCTCACTGGCGGATGGCAATTCACCCCCACGGCGCAGGCTCAGCTCGACGCATGGGAGATGCGAAACAACGACCCGAATGGCGATCAACTGTCAGTGACGTTCTCCATCGGAGTAACTGACGGTCAGTTGAGTGACGCCGTCGCCATCACTGTGAACATCCTTCCGGGAACGCAACCAGCGGCTCAAGATCCCGCGTTCACCATCATAGAAACCAATCCCCGCTCGGGATTCGTCACAGGGCGCATCAACGTCGTCGATGCGGATGGCGACATTCTCACCTATCAGTTGGAAAACGGCAGTGACAGTCTCTACGTCTACCTGCGGTATGACACAGGCGAATGGCAGTTCTGGCCCTCGGCGGAACTGCGCAACGCCGCGTCAGGCACCCCCGGAGACGACGAATACGCGTTTGTCGTCAATGTCACCGACGGCGCGACCACGGTACCCGTCACCGTCACGGTCCCGGTATTCGCGAATTCCGCGCCCATAGCTGCTGATCCCGCCTTCACAATCACGTCAACGACGGATTCGACGGGCCGTGTCGAGGGATTGCTGAATGTCACCGATGATGACGGTGATCCACTGACCTATTCAATCGGTTGGCTCGACAGCTCGATCGGCACCATCGAGGTCGACTACCACAGCGGCGCTTGGGTATTCACACCGACGGCGCAGGCACGCTACAACGCGTGGGCAGATGCTGCCGCCGCGACCGCCTCATTCAGCATTCGGGCGACTGACAGCTGGGCGAGTACCGACGTCACCGTCGTGGTCGACATCGTGCCCGGACTGGAACCGTCTGTGCTGCAACAACTCGCCGCCAACGGTGACGTGCTTGTCAGCGAAAACGAGGATGGAACTGTTCGAGCTATCCACGGCCCGTTCGTGCCGAAGACGGTTTCGAACGCTGCGGATGCAGCTGAGGTATTCAAATATGTCGCGACCCTCTTGGGGTCGTACGCTGACTTCGCGATTGCAGACGCCATTTCCACGCAACAGGTTATTGGCGCCGACGACCTGACGACGGAGCACTTCTATCGGCTTCGGCCGAAGGTCGACGGTATCACCGCTCTGAGTAGTTCGGTCACGCTCGTTGTCCGCGGAGACGGCATTGTCACCGGACTCTTCAGTAGTTATGCCGCGGGGCTCAACGACATTGATTCGACGCCTTCGGCCGATCTTGCCACCCCCGAATCTGCCGTCGCGGTGGCAAAAGAGCACCTTCGGAGCCAGATCTCGTCCTCTGCAGAAGAAGAGGTCATCGAGGCATTTCTCAACTCGGTGAGCTTCGAGGCGATACTCGCCGTCTACGACCTCGAACCCCAGTCTTCCCCTCGCCTGGTTTGGAAGGTGACCGCCACAAGCCAACTGACTGCCGTCGATGCAGACACCGAGTACATTCCGGCAGATGGCGAAGAGATAATTGTCATTCCCTCCGTCAACACGACCTATTTTGTCAATGCCAATGGCGCGGATGTGGGCGTAATTCTTGACGAATTCTCCTCTGTCGGAAGCGCGACTGTCACCACCGAGACCGCCAAAGATCTATTCGGCATAGTGCGAACATTCAATGCGAGCCAATCCGGATCAACGCTTTCGCTGGTTGACGCGTCAAAGAACCTGACGATCTATATACTCACCTATCGACAGGAGACCCTACCGGGTGGCGCGAAGGTGCTTTACCAATCATATAAGCTTGCATCGCGCGAGAATGGATCATGGAATCCGGAGGCCGTTTCCGCGCATTACAGTCTGACGCAGGTATACAACTTTTACCGCGATAAAGTCCAGCACAAGGGAATCGACGGCGCTGGCACTGTCGAGATCCCGGTATACGTCAATGGCAAGGACGACAGCAGCTACTGGAACGGCAGTTGGTTCGAATTTTCGGGAAAGATGCTCACAGCGCGTGCCGTTGATGTTGTCGCCCACGAATACACGCACGCGGTAATCCAATACATCATTCTTGATAAAGATTCGCAGGGCGTCGGGCTGGGCTACCAAGGCGAAAGTGGGGCGTTGAATGAAGCTTACAGCGATATTCTCGGTAGCTTGATCGAAGGAAAATCCAGGACAGACCCCGGTCGTTGGCTGATCAGGGAGGACTCGCGAAAGACAATTCGCGACTTGAGCGACCCGTCGAGACCTGAATACGCGGTTCCTGGTCTAGGAAATCCTCGTCACGATTACAGCGATCGTTATCTTCTCGGGCCGGGCGAAAAGTACTCAGAGGGAAATGACTGGGGCGGCGTCCACGTCAACAGCACAATCATGGGTCATGCCTTCTACCGGATGATCATGGATCCTTCGGAGGGCTCGTGGCGTGGTTCGGGCCGCACCACCAACGTCACAGACAAGGAGTGGGCGCAGGTCTTCTACAACTCTCTCTACCGGCTGCCGAGTTCGGCAACTTTCGTGGATGCGCGTTCCGCCATTATCAGTTCGGCCAAGGTGAAAGGCTTCACCGAACGAGAGATCCAAGCAATTCAAGATGCCTTCGACCACGTCGGTGTGTACGCCACAAGTTATAAGTACGGCTCCTACGAGTCGATCGACCTGGGGTCAGCTCCATACGATCTCGCATTCGGCGCCGAAAACGGCCGCGCATACGTGGCCATGGGAGACGGAACCCTGAAGATAGTGGATACGGCAGAGCTCAGCGCTTCCGGCCATGCTGGCTATACGCCAATCTCGATCAATCTCGGTGGCACGCCAGGTGGCATTGCAGTGGCTTCCGACGGCTGGCTCGCACTTGTGACGAATCCGTCGAAAAACGAAGTGGCGGTTGTCGACACCAAGGTAATCGAGACTATTCCAGTGGACAGTCCCGGGACGATCGCAGTCAGCAGCAACGGTTTGATCGCCTTCGTCACCAACACGCAACGCGATGTGATGACGGTTGTCGACCTAACGACGGGCATCAACCCAGCAACCGTCGAGATTCCGCTGTGCGCCGGATGCAATTACCAGGGCGATGTTGCGCTCAACGCTGACGGAACTCTCGGCTTCATTACTCACCCGAGCTCCAACACGGTGTCCGTCATCCGATACAACGGAATCAACCATCTCCCAGAAGTCAGGACTGTGGCGATCGCAAGCCCGTATTCCATTGCGTCTAGTGCCGACGGCTCTGTTGCCGTCGTGTACAGCTCTACAGGACGGGTTTCAGTGATCGACGCTTCTGGCCCCGAGCCGACGGTGACCGTGGTACCGGAATATTTCAGCTCCTACACCAGCACGGGGTTCATCGCTCTGAGCGCCGACGGCAAGCGGGCATTCGTCACCAATCACAGCGGGTCCAATTCGGTAGTCGCGATCGATACTTCAGATCCGGTGAACCCCCGGGTGCTCTGGCGAAACAGCCTGAACGACCTGCCGCATTCAGTTGCGACTACGTCCGCCGGCACCCGCGCATATGTGGTGGCGCACGATCATTTCTGGGTCCTCGATACCAGGTCCGGAAGAGTAAAAGCGATTGCGGCGAACATGCCGTCGGAAATCACTTACAACAGTGCGAGTGACTATCAGCAGGTGGCTGTAAGGGGCAACGGCAACGTGGTCATCGCGACCTCAGTCAACGGTGACTTCGTGGTATTGAACGGCTCCGCGTTCTGA